In a genomic window of Flavobacterium sp. KACC 22761:
- a CDS encoding alginate export family protein, whose translation MKQIKTIILLLLGSTALLQAQELDVNLQIRPRFEYRNGYKTLLPYGQEGTSQISQRSRLNFNYKQEDLILKLTLQNTRTWGDVVPNAVADKNGVAVFEAWAQYNFTEKWSARLGRQVLSYDNQRILGEQDWGQQAQSHDALTVSFHNETQKLDFGGAYNSTAENIVQTPYTVASYKALQYAWYHNQFNTDLGLSFLLLNTGYEYANAQSKLLVDYKQTFGPYLTYKKGKIDTNFWLYGQTGKSTDKQVSAWNAAANFGYNITDAFKAGLGYEFLSGKATNDGSPVIKSFNPIFGTNHGFNGYMDYFYVGNHLNSVGLQDAFLKLNYNVNKWQFALIPHVFLAAADVVTPVNEKLDSYLGTEIDATFGYNFKKNITVTGGYSQMFGSSTLEFIKNGDANHTNNWAWLMISVDPKIFSWKK comes from the coding sequence ATGAAACAAATCAAAACCATAATTCTATTGCTTCTAGGATCTACTGCCTTACTTCAGGCACAGGAACTAGACGTAAATTTACAGATAAGGCCTCGTTTTGAATATCGCAATGGCTACAAGACGCTTTTGCCTTACGGTCAAGAAGGTACATCGCAAATTTCACAACGTTCACGTTTAAACTTCAACTACAAGCAAGAAGATTTAATCTTAAAATTAACATTACAAAATACCCGAACATGGGGAGATGTTGTTCCAAACGCAGTTGCTGACAAAAATGGCGTTGCGGTTTTTGAAGCTTGGGCACAATATAATTTCACCGAAAAATGGAGTGCACGATTAGGTCGTCAAGTGCTATCTTATGACAATCAACGTATTTTAGGAGAACAAGACTGGGGACAACAGGCGCAAAGTCATGATGCGTTAACAGTTTCCTTTCATAACGAAACTCAAAAGTTAGACTTTGGAGGCGCTTACAATTCAACTGCCGAAAATATAGTACAAACACCATACACAGTTGCTAGCTATAAAGCGTTACAATATGCTTGGTACCATAATCAATTCAACACTGATTTAGGATTGAGTTTCTTATTGCTTAATACAGGTTACGAATATGCAAATGCACAATCAAAATTATTAGTGGATTACAAACAGACTTTTGGCCCGTATTTAACTTATAAAAAAGGCAAAATCGATACGAACTTTTGGTTGTACGGACAAACCGGAAAAAGTACTGACAAACAAGTGAGTGCCTGGAATGCAGCTGCTAATTTTGGATACAACATTACAGATGCTTTCAAAGCTGGTTTGGGCTACGAATTTCTATCAGGAAAAGCTACAAATGACGGAAGTCCAGTAATCAAATCGTTTAATCCTATTTTTGGAACCAACCACGGATTTAATGGTTATATGGATTATTTTTATGTTGGAAATCACTTAAACAGCGTTGGTTTGCAAGATGCTTTCCTAAAATTAAATTACAATGTAAACAAGTGGCAATTTGCTTTGATTCCACATGTGTTTTTAGCTGCTGCTGATGTTGTTACGCCTGTAAATGAAAAATTAGACTCGTATTTAGGAACTGAGATTGACGCTACTTTTGGATATAACTTCAAAAAAAATATTACAGTTACAGGTGGTTATTCTCAAATGTTTGGATCTAGCACTTTAGAATTTATTAAAAACGGAGATGCCAATCATACTAACAATTGGGCTTGGTTGATGATTTCTGTAGATCCCAAAATTTTTAGCTGGAAAAAATAA
- a CDS encoding class I SAM-dependent methyltransferase, whose product MNNWTQRWDDRYKTEDFAYGTAPNNYLQEQIEKINPGAILFPAEGEGRNAVFAAQLGWEVSAFDISEEGRNKALRLAKNNDVSIDYQVGELETLDFHNEQFDAIALIYAHFPATIKSEIHRQLDQLLKKGGIIIFEAFSKKHLEYVTKNEKVGGPKDIESLFSIEEIKADFPNYEIIELEEKEIELNEGLFHNGTGSVIRFVGRKK is encoded by the coding sequence ATGAACAACTGGACTCAAAGATGGGACGACCGTTACAAAACCGAAGATTTCGCATACGGCACAGCACCAAACAATTATTTACAAGAACAAATCGAAAAAATAAATCCCGGCGCTATTCTTTTTCCTGCCGAAGGCGAAGGACGAAATGCTGTTTTCGCTGCACAATTAGGCTGGGAAGTTTCAGCTTTTGATATTAGTGAAGAAGGAAGAAACAAAGCACTTCGTTTAGCAAAAAACAATGATGTTTCGATTGATTATCAAGTTGGAGAATTAGAAACTTTAGATTTTCATAACGAACAATTTGATGCGATTGCTTTAATTTATGCCCATTTTCCGGCAACGATAAAATCTGAAATTCATAGACAACTCGACCAACTTTTGAAAAAAGGCGGCATTATTATTTTTGAAGCTTTCAGCAAAAAGCATTTAGAATACGTAACAAAAAATGAAAAAGTTGGCGGACCAAAAGACATAGAATCTTTATTTTCAATCGAAGAAATCAAAGCTGATTTTCCAAATTATGAAATCATCGAATTAGAAGAAAAAGAAATCGAACTCAACGAAGGTTTATTCCATAACGGAACGGGTTCTGTAATCCGATTTGTGGGAAGAAAAAAATAA
- a CDS encoding endonuclease/exonuclease/phosphatase family protein: MKLIAWNCNMAFRKKAEFLLAYHPDIAVISECESPEKLKFPTKIQTPKDTLWFGTNPNKGIGVFSYGDYRFRLLDCHNPDFKNILPIAVTGGKIDFILFAIWANNPSDKDGAYVTQIWKAINYYEDLIKETQTILIGDFNSNTIWDKPRREGNHTTVVNKLAEKNIFSTYHNYFNQIQGKEEHPTLYLYRHENKPYHMDYCFASNDFMEVLESVEVGNYKDWTMYSDHKPLIINFNI; encoded by the coding sequence ATGAAACTCATCGCTTGGAATTGTAATATGGCATTCAGAAAAAAAGCAGAATTTCTTCTAGCTTACCATCCTGATATTGCTGTAATTTCTGAGTGTGAAAGTCCTGAAAAATTAAAATTTCCAACTAAAATACAAACACCAAAAGATACTCTTTGGTTCGGTACAAATCCAAATAAAGGAATTGGCGTTTTTTCTTATGGCGATTATCGATTTCGGCTTCTAGATTGTCATAACCCAGATTTCAAAAATATTTTGCCAATTGCCGTTACTGGTGGAAAAATTGATTTTATTTTGTTTGCCATCTGGGCAAATAATCCTAGTGATAAAGATGGCGCTTACGTAACGCAGATTTGGAAAGCGATTAATTACTACGAAGATTTAATCAAAGAAACCCAAACCATTTTAATTGGTGATTTCAACAGCAATACAATTTGGGACAAACCGCGTCGCGAAGGCAATCATACAACCGTGGTAAATAAATTAGCCGAAAAGAACATCTTCAGCACTTATCATAACTACTTCAATCAAATTCAAGGCAAAGAAGAGCATCCAACTTTATATCTTTATAGACACGAAAACAAACCCTATCATATGGATTATTGTTTTGCTTCAAATGATTTTATGGAAGTTTTGGAAAGTGTCGAAGTCGGAAATTATAAAGATTGGACAATGTATAGCGATCACAAACCTTTAATAATTAATTTCAATATATAA